TGTGTAGAGCGCCAGTCCGGCGAGGACCGCGATCAGCGTGAGGCGGATCGTCCAGTCGAGGGTGCGCACCCACGGGCGCTTGCCGGGGTGGTGGTGGTCGCTGATCGTGGCGGCGAGCCAGCCGGCGGCGAAGAGCCAGACCAGCACGACGAGCGGCCAGGGGAACGGGTTGACGCCGAAGAGCGTCGCGCCGTGCGGTTCCAGCGCCATCAGGGTCAGGCCGCTGGGCAGGAAGAGCACCAGGCAGATCTTGGGACCGAGGTCCAGCCCGCCCATGATCTTCAGGGCCGTCGCCCGCGCGGCCGGGGTGAGGTCGGGGCGCAGCACGAAGCGGCTGGACCAGAAGACGCCCAGGTCGCCGCCGAGCCAGAAGACGAACAGGACGAGGTGGAGCAGAATCCACCAGCCGTGTGTATGTTGTCCCACCGCGTAATGGAAACACTGATTCGCTGTGAGAAACAAGCCCTTGACGGGCTGGTCAACGCATGGCTAGCGTCGCAGCATGGTTGGCCTCTACTTCGAAGACTTCACCGTGGGTGACGTCTACCAGCACCCCCTCGGTCGCACCCTGAGCGAGGCGGACAACACCTGGTTCACCCTGCTCACGATGAACACCAACCAGAACCACTTCAACGCGCACTTCGCCGCGAAGGCGCCCTACGGGCGGATCATCGTCAACTCCGGGTTCTCCGTCGCGGTCGTGCTCGGGCTGTCGGTCTCCGACATGAGCCAGAACGCGCTGATGAACCTCGGCTGGGACGAGATCAGGCTGACCCACCCGGTCTTCATCGGCGACACCCTCTACTCCGAGTCGATCGTGACCGAGACCCGGGAGTCGAAGAGCCGGCCCTACGCCGGGATCGTCAGCTGCCGCACGCGCGGGCTCAACCAGGACGGCGACGAGGTCATGTCCTGGCGCCGCTCGGTGATGGTCTACAAGCGCGACGCACCCCACGACAAGGGCCTCTTCCCGGTCGCCAAGACCGGGCCGATGACGCCGTGATCCGGCTGGACTACCAGCCGTGGGGGGAGTCGCTCGCCGAGCTCGCCGACGCGGCCCGCCGGGCGGAGGATGCCGGTGCCGGGGTCGTCTGGGCGCCGGAGCTGCACCGCAGCGCCCCGATCGCGGCGGCCGCGCTGATCTCGGGCACCACGACCGTCGGTGTCGGCACCGGGGTGGCGCTCGCCTTCGCCCGCAGCCCGATGGTGACCGCGCTGACCGCCCTCGACCTGGACGAACTCTCCGGCGGCCGGTTCCGGCTCGGGCTCGGCTCCGGGGTGCGCAAGCTCATCGGCGACTGGCACGGCGTGCCCTTCGATCCGCCGGTGGCCCGGCTGCGGGACACGGTCGCGGCGATCCGGGCGGTGATCGCGGGCGCGCACCTCGGCGACCCGATAGTCCACAGTGGCGAGACTTCGATCGCGGTGCGTGGCTGGCGGCGGCCCCATGCCCCGGTCCGGGAGCGGATCCCGATCCACCTCGCCGCCGTCGGACCGGCGATGACGGCGCTCGCGGGGGAGATCGGCGACGGGTGGCTCTCGCACGAGCTCTGCCCGGCCGACCACCTCGCCGAGACCGTGCTCCCGATGCTGCGGAGGGGTTCGGCGCGGACCGGCAACCGGCCGGAGGTCGTCGTCTCCGCCTGCTGCTCCGTCGACGCCGACGCGGGTCTCGCCCGGGACCGGGCGCGCGGCGTGGTCGGGTTCTACGCCAGCGTGAAGTCCTATGCCGAGCTCTTCGCCGGTGCCGGGTTCGCCGCAGAGCACGAGGCGACCGTGGCGGCGCTGCGCAACGGAGCCGCCGCCGACGCGCTGAGGGACGGCGTACCCCCGGAGATGGCCGCCGCCTTCACGCTCAGCGGGACCCGCGACGACGCTGCCGCGGGGATCGCGCGCTACCGCGGGCTCGCCGACGCGATCAAGCTCTCGCCGCCCACGCACGGCCTTGCACCAGCGGAGATCCGCGCCGCGCAGGACGCCGTCATCGACCTGATCCGGGAGCTGGCATGAAGCCGTTGGCCGACATCCGCGTCATCGCCGTCGAGCAGTACGGCGCCGGGCCCTTCGGCAGCCTGCACCTCGCCGACCTCGGCGCCGAGATCATCAAGATCGAGGACCCGTCGTCGTGCGGGGACGTGGGGCGTTACGTGCCGCCCTATGCCGACGCCGACGACGACGGCGAGGACTCGC
This portion of the Allocatelliglobosispora scoriae genome encodes:
- a CDS encoding MaoC family dehydratase, producing the protein MVGLYFEDFTVGDVYQHPLGRTLSEADNTWFTLLTMNTNQNHFNAHFAAKAPYGRIIVNSGFSVAVVLGLSVSDMSQNALMNLGWDEIRLTHPVFIGDTLYSESIVTETRESKSRPYAGIVSCRTRGLNQDGDEVMSWRRSVMVYKRDAPHDKGLFPVAKTGPMTP
- a CDS encoding LLM class flavin-dependent oxidoreductase; the encoded protein is MIRLDYQPWGESLAELADAARRAEDAGAGVVWAPELHRSAPIAAAALISGTTTVGVGTGVALAFARSPMVTALTALDLDELSGGRFRLGLGSGVRKLIGDWHGVPFDPPVARLRDTVAAIRAVIAGAHLGDPIVHSGETSIAVRGWRRPHAPVRERIPIHLAAVGPAMTALAGEIGDGWLSHELCPADHLAETVLPMLRRGSARTGNRPEVVVSACCSVDADAGLARDRARGVVGFYASVKSYAELFAGAGFAAEHEATVAALRNGAAADALRDGVPPEMAAAFTLSGTRDDAAAGIARYRGLADAIKLSPPTHGLAPAEIRAAQDAVIDLIRELA